CTCGCTCGGCCACGGCGCCGACGGCCGTTCAGTCCTGTTCGTCGAGGTAGCCGAGGACGCCCTTGACGTTGAGGCGGTTCTCCGCTCGGCTCTTGCGCTCGCCCCACGGCTCGACCGTCTCGGCCGTCTCGGCGAAGTACTCGATCACGGCCTCGTCGTCGTCGAGTTCTGTCCGTTTCTCGCGCACTCGGTCGACCCACCCGGTGAGTACGTCCTCGTACTCGGCCATCAGATCGGGGCTGAAGGCGGCGTGGCCGAAGTGGCCGAAACAGATGTACGCGGGGTTCCGCTCGGCGATGGTTTCGGCGTCCGCGAGACAGGCCTCCAGATCGAAGTTGACCGGCGGCGAGGTGGGGAAGAGGTCGTCGGCGCCCTCGGGGCGGATGCCGCCGGCGTCGCCGGAGAAGAGGACGTCGTCGCCCCGGTCGTGGAAGACGACCTGATGGGGAGCGTGGCCCGGGGCGTGGATCACGTCGACGCTCCGGTCACCGAGGTCGATCTCGTCGCCGCCGTCGACCGACTCGATGCGCTCTTCGGGCACCGGTTTCGGGTCGACGTAGTACTGCCACTGGTCGCCGACGGCTGCCTTCGTCCCCGCGACGAGTCTGGAGGGGTCGACCAGGTGGCGGACGCCGATGTCGTGGACGTACACCGTCGCGTCGGGAAACTCCTCGGCCAGGAATCCCGCGCCGCCCGCGTGATCGAGGTGGATGTGCGTCGTCAGGACGGCGTCCAGCGAGTCGATCCCCACCTCGCCGATGGCGTCGAGCAGGCGGTCGACGTTCGTGCCGAGGCCGGTGTCGACGACCGCCGGCCGGTCCGCGTCGAGGATGTAGACCGACCCGTAGCCCTGTACGTCGTAGGCGCCCACGTCGACGTAGTAGAGATCGGTGCCGTCGACCGCAGTGAGATCGCCGATAGC
This window of the Haloplanus rubicundus genome carries:
- a CDS encoding MBL fold metallo-hydrolase, with the translated sequence MAIGDLTAVDGTDLYYVDVGAYDVQGYGSVYILDADRPAVVDTGLGTNVDRLLDAIGEVGIDSLDAVLTTHIHLDHAGGAGFLAEEFPDATVYVHDIGVRHLVDPSRLVAGTKAAVGDQWQYYVDPKPVPEERIESVDGGDEIDLGDRSVDVIHAPGHAPHQVVFHDRGDDVLFSGDAGGIRPEGADDLFPTSPPVNFDLEACLADAETIAERNPAYICFGHFGHAAFSPDLMAEYEDVLTGWVDRVREKRTELDDDEAVIEYFAETAETVEPWGERKSRAENRLNVKGVLGYLDEQD